Part of the Micromonospora rhizosphaerae genome is shown below.
CGGCCGACCCATGTTCACTGCGGGTGCAGCCGGGCGCCAACGTCTGGCTGGGATGTGCGCTGACCAGCGTCGACCCGCCCGTTCGGGTTCTTGGCGACATGCCAGGTTATGCCGCGAAGGCGGCGCCGGTTGCGATAAGTGTGGAGGAGGAGGTGTCCGATGACGCTGCCGTACGCGACCTTGCCGGGCGACCTCGACCACCTGATCGCCGACGACCACGTGGTGGCGAACCGCCTCTTCGAGCACCTCGAGGCCGGACGCGGTGACCGGCGCATGCTGGTCGACCAGGTGAGTTACGGCCGCGCCCTGCACGCCCACGCCGAGGAGGAGGTGTTGTATCCGGCGCTGGCCGAGATCGGCGCCGCCGCGGACGCCGAGGAGGGGCGGGACGAGCACCAGGCCCTCAAGAGGCTGCTCGTCCTGCTTGACCATGCGGATCCCGGCAGCCGCGAATTCGAGCGGGCGCTGAACAAGCTGATCGGCGGTGTCCGGCACCACATCGAGAAGGAGGAACGGGAGTTCCTGCCGGCGCTGCGTCGGGCGGTGGGCGCGGAGGAGATGGGTCGGCTCGGCGAGCGGTACCTCGCCGCCAAGCGGTCGGTCCCGGCCCGCTCGCATCCCACCGTCCCGTCCACCGGACGCCGTCGCAGGCTCATGCACGCGGCCGCCGGGTTCATGGACAAGGTACGCGACCGGGTATCCGGCCGCAGCAACGTCCTGTCGACCGACGCCTCCTGCCTGCTCGACACCCAGGCGCAGCGGATCCTCGACACCTGGTCCCGACTGGTACTGGCCCCGTACGAGCTCCTCACCCTCGAGCAGGCCCGCCAGCAGCCGAGCCTCGCCGACGCGGCGATGGAGATCCTGCAGCAGGACGGGCGGCCGACGGACCCCGAGGAGGTCGGATCGGCGGCGGACGTCACCGTGCCCGGCCCGGGTGGTGATCTGGTCGTACGCGTCTACAAGCCGCTCGGCCAGACCCGCGATCCGGTGCCCGTCGTGATGTGGGTGCACGGTGGCGGTTGGATCCTGTTCACGAACGACGACTATGACGCGTCCTGCCGCGCCCTGGTCAACCGGACGGGCGCGATTGTGGTGTCGCCGGAGTATCGCAAGGCTCCCGAGCACGTGTTCCCGGCCGCCCACGAGGACGTGCTGGCCACCTACCGGTGGCTCCGGACCAACGCCACCGGGCTCGGCGGCGACCCGTCACGCATCGCCATCGGTGGCGAGGGCGTCGGGGCGAACATGGCGGCCGCGACCTGCGGTCAGCTCAAGCAGGCAGGTGAGCCACTGCCCGTGGCGCAGGTGCTCGTCTGCCCGCTGACCACCACCGCCCAGTACGGCGCGTCCATGCGGGACGCCGCAGACGCCCGGCCGCTGAATCGTCCACTGCTGTCCTGGATGATGATGCACGCCTTCCGTGGCGTGACCGACAGCCTGAAAGACCCCAGGGTCGAGCTGCTCCCGCTCTCCGCGCAGGGCCTCGCCGGTCTGCCGCCGACACTGATCGTCACCACCGACCGCGACGTGCTGCAGAGCCAGGGCGACGAGTGGTGCGCCCGCTTGGACGCCGCCGGCGTGCGGGCCACGTCGGTCCGTTACGGGGGAGTGATGCACGACTTCTTCGGCCTTGCCGCAGTGCTGGACAAGGCCGCGCACGCCCAAGAGGAGGTCGCCCTGCACCTGCGCCAGGCGTTCGGGGAGGCCCCGGCCGCACATCCGTTGGATGGTGCGCCAATGCGAAGGCCCAAGGTCATCGGGTGACGCTGGCTGCCATGTCGCGGATCGTCCAGCTGCTGGCCTCGCCCGTACATCGGTACGTGGGCCGGCCCGCGGACGGTCCGGCGCCGGCGCCGTCGGGCGAACTGGTCGAGGAGGTCCGGATCCGGGCGGGCCTGGGCATCGTCGGCGACCGGTACTTCGGCAAGCAGGCGCATCGCGACGCGAGCGTGACCGTGATCGCGCAGGAGTCCTTGCCGCCCGGCGTTGATCTGGTGCAGGTCCGGCGCAACGTCCTCACTACCGGCATCGCCGTGGACGAGCTGGTCGGGTCGGTACTGATCCTGGACTCATGGCAAGGTCCGGTCAGCCTGCGGGTGAACCGGCCAGCGAATCCGTGCGCCTGGATGGACGTCACCATCGGCACCGGTGGGTGGAAGGCGCTACGCGGTAGAGGCGGCGTCCGCTGCACGCCCTTGACCGACGGCACCCTGCGCGTCGGCCCCGTCGGCGTCATGATCAACAGCTAGACAACCGCCGCCGGGCCCTTTGCCTGACCGCCGAGGGGCCGCTCCGTCCTCACAGGACGCGCCGGTCGGGGAACATCGACTAGGTGACTGGTGGTAAGCGATGGCTGCCACCGGCGTGGCGGCCATCGTTTTCTATCT
Proteins encoded:
- a CDS encoding molybdenum cofactor biosysynthesis protein, with the translated sequence MSRIVQLLASPVHRYVGRPADGPAPAPSGELVEEVRIRAGLGIVGDRYFGKQAHRDASVTVIAQESLPPGVDLVQVRRNVLTTGIAVDELVGSVLILDSWQGPVSLRVNRPANPCAWMDVTIGTGGWKALRGRGGVRCTPLTDGTLRVGPVGVMINS
- a CDS encoding alpha/beta hydrolase fold domain-containing protein — translated: MTLPYATLPGDLDHLIADDHVVANRLFEHLEAGRGDRRMLVDQVSYGRALHAHAEEEVLYPALAEIGAAADAEEGRDEHQALKRLLVLLDHADPGSREFERALNKLIGGVRHHIEKEEREFLPALRRAVGAEEMGRLGERYLAAKRSVPARSHPTVPSTGRRRRLMHAAAGFMDKVRDRVSGRSNVLSTDASCLLDTQAQRILDTWSRLVLAPYELLTLEQARQQPSLADAAMEILQQDGRPTDPEEVGSAADVTVPGPGGDLVVRVYKPLGQTRDPVPVVMWVHGGGWILFTNDDYDASCRALVNRTGAIVVSPEYRKAPEHVFPAAHEDVLATYRWLRTNATGLGGDPSRIAIGGEGVGANMAAATCGQLKQAGEPLPVAQVLVCPLTTTAQYGASMRDAADARPLNRPLLSWMMMHAFRGVTDSLKDPRVELLPLSAQGLAGLPPTLIVTTDRDVLQSQGDEWCARLDAAGVRATSVRYGGVMHDFFGLAAVLDKAAHAQEEVALHLRQAFGEAPAAHPLDGAPMRRPKVIG